The following are from one region of the Maribacter aquivivus genome:
- the ligA gene encoding NAD-dependent DNA ligase LigA, with translation MKAKIEALRKELREHNHNYYVLDNPTISDYEFDMKLKELQELEAKHPEFYDASSPSLRVGGMITKNFATVVHEHRMYSLDNSYSKEDLEDWEKRIQRNLGDVPVAFTCELKYDGASISITYEKGKLVKAVTRGDGIQGDDVTNNIKTIKSVPLQLKGDYPDKFDIRGEIVLPFEGFMKMNEERVANGEDPYMNPRNTASGSLKLQDSSAVAQRPLECLLYSIVGRNLNIDSQFYMLEKAREWGFKVPTVAKLCQTTDEVMAFVEEWDVKRHELPYETDGVVIKVNSLQNQEELGFTSKSPRWAMAYKFKAEQVFTTLNEITYQVGRTGAITPVANLEPVLLAGTTVKRASLHNADQIAKLDVRVGDTVFVEKGGEIIPKIIAVDLTKRPADSKPTEYIHQCPECGTELTRTEGDAKHYCPNEYGCPPQITGRIQHFISRKAMDIEGLGGETVELLFKEGLIDDYADLYKLTKEDVLPLERMAEKSAENLVKGVSESVQVPFERVLFALGIRFVGETVAKKLAKAYKNIDALKEATLEHLTSVDEIGERIAQSVIDFFANEKNIDAIERLRSYGVQLAISAEKLENQTDMLAGKTFVVSGVFEILSRDELKKKIEDNGGKVGSSISSKTSFLIAGDKMGPSKRTKAENLEIPIISEQDFINMIA, from the coding sequence ATGAAGGCAAAAATAGAAGCACTAAGAAAAGAGTTACGAGAGCATAATCATAATTACTATGTGTTGGATAATCCGACCATTTCTGATTATGAGTTCGATATGAAATTGAAAGAATTGCAAGAGCTGGAGGCAAAGCATCCAGAATTCTATGATGCAAGTTCCCCTTCACTTCGTGTTGGTGGTATGATCACAAAGAATTTTGCAACCGTAGTTCATGAACATAGAATGTATTCTTTGGATAATTCGTACTCCAAAGAAGATTTAGAAGATTGGGAGAAACGTATTCAGCGTAACCTAGGTGATGTGCCCGTTGCATTTACGTGCGAGTTAAAGTATGATGGTGCATCTATTAGCATAACTTATGAAAAAGGGAAGCTGGTAAAAGCAGTTACCCGTGGAGACGGAATTCAAGGAGATGATGTCACCAATAATATTAAAACTATAAAATCTGTACCACTTCAATTGAAAGGCGATTATCCTGATAAGTTTGATATACGTGGAGAAATCGTTTTGCCTTTTGAGGGATTCATGAAAATGAATGAAGAACGAGTGGCAAATGGTGAAGACCCATACATGAACCCTAGAAATACAGCATCTGGTAGTTTAAAGCTTCAAGATAGTAGTGCTGTTGCACAAAGACCGCTAGAGTGTTTATTATATAGCATAGTAGGTAGAAATCTGAATATAGACTCTCAGTTTTATATGTTAGAGAAAGCCCGTGAATGGGGCTTCAAAGTACCAACAGTGGCAAAGCTTTGCCAAACTACAGATGAAGTTATGGCATTTGTAGAGGAATGGGATGTAAAACGACATGAGTTGCCTTATGAAACAGATGGAGTGGTGATAAAAGTAAATAGTCTTCAGAATCAAGAAGAACTAGGATTTACGTCAAAATCGCCGCGTTGGGCAATGGCGTATAAGTTTAAGGCAGAGCAAGTCTTTACTACCTTAAATGAAATAACCTATCAAGTAGGGCGTACAGGGGCAATTACTCCTGTAGCTAACTTAGAACCTGTTTTGCTTGCAGGGACAACAGTAAAAAGAGCCTCATTGCACAATGCTGATCAAATTGCAAAATTAGATGTACGTGTTGGTGATACCGTATTTGTAGAAAAAGGAGGAGAAATCATTCCGAAGATTATAGCGGTAGATCTAACCAAAAGACCTGCAGATTCAAAACCTACGGAGTATATACATCAGTGTCCCGAATGCGGAACAGAACTTACCCGTACAGAAGGTGATGCCAAGCATTACTGTCCAAACGAATATGGTTGTCCTCCACAGATAACTGGTCGTATTCAGCATTTCATTTCAAGAAAGGCAATGGATATTGAAGGCTTAGGTGGTGAGACCGTAGAATTACTATTTAAAGAAGGTTTAATAGATGATTATGCCGATTTGTATAAACTCACCAAAGAAGATGTGTTGCCGTTGGAGCGAATGGCTGAGAAGTCCGCAGAAAATTTAGTCAAAGGCGTATCCGAATCAGTACAAGTCCCTTTTGAGCGTGTACTATTTGCTTTAGGTATTCGTTTTGTAGGGGAGACTGTAGCAAAGAAATTGGCAAAGGCATATAAAAATATAGATGCTTTGAAAGAAGCTACCCTAGAGCACTTGACATCGGTTGATGAAATAGGAGAGCGTATAGCGCAGAGTGTTATTGACTTTTTTGCGAATGAGAAGAATATCGATGCTATAGAAAGATTACGTAGTTACGGCGTACAATTAGCAATATCTGCCGAGAAGTTAGAAAACCAGACCGATATGTTGGCGGGTAAAACCTTTGTAGTATCAGGTGTGTTTGAGATT
- a CDS encoding LOG family protein — protein sequence MKSIVVFCGSSEGVDSVYGSKAYELGETFAKKTIQLVYGGAKIGIMGKVAEGVLNSGGKVVGVIPVFLKKKEVVHEGLTELIVTKNMHERKLKMHDLSDGILMLPGGFGTLEEFFEMLTWSQLGLHQYPIGILNTNGFYDSLLKMMHDMVNEGFVKQEHINTILVDDDIDSLLKKMENYTPLPTPKWINKEQL from the coding sequence ATGAAAAGTATAGTAGTGTTTTGCGGTAGTAGTGAAGGTGTCGATTCTGTGTATGGATCGAAAGCATATGAATTGGGAGAGACTTTCGCAAAGAAAACTATTCAGCTGGTGTATGGTGGAGCCAAAATTGGCATCATGGGTAAAGTAGCCGAAGGAGTTCTTAACAGTGGCGGAAAGGTAGTAGGTGTCATTCCTGTATTCTTGAAAAAGAAAGAAGTTGTTCATGAAGGGTTAACGGAATTAATTGTTACCAAAAATATGCATGAACGTAAATTGAAGATGCATGATTTATCTGACGGTATACTAATGCTTCCTGGCGGATTTGGAACTCTAGAAGAATTTTTTGAAATGTTGACCTGGTCACAATTGGGACTACATCAATATCCGATAGGAATATTAAATACAAACGGCTTTTATGATTCTCTTCTAAAGATGATGCATGATATGGTCAACGAAGGGTTTGTAAAACAGGAACATATAAATACTATTTTGGTAGATGATGATATAGATTCATTACTAAAGAAAATGGAAAATTACACTCCGTTACCAACACCAAAATGGATTAATAAAGAGCAGCTTTAA
- the prmC gene encoding peptide chain release factor N(5)-glutamine methyltransferase: protein MLLREIKNIYHSELDAIYSKEEVNSFFYLLIEHYFDLERFILAIQPELVIDKKQETVIFQALSELKLEKPIQHIIGTAYFMDLDFKVNEHVLIPRPETEELVRWILDDHKNTAKILTILDMGTGSGCIPISLDKNLTDAKVFGLDISTDALKVAEENNALLNAGVKFYEADILSLDAETSAKELDKKFDIIISNPPYVRELEKAEMQNNVIDHEPSLALFVPDEDPLKFYSAVVNFAADHLNENGCLYLEINQYLGEETKQLLEESNFKTIELRKDMFGNDRMIKGIRK from the coding sequence GTGCTTTTAAGAGAAATCAAAAATATATATCATTCAGAATTAGATGCCATCTACAGTAAAGAAGAAGTCAATAGTTTCTTCTATTTACTCATTGAGCATTATTTTGATTTAGAACGTTTTATTTTGGCAATTCAGCCAGAGCTGGTAATTGATAAAAAACAGGAAACTGTTATATTCCAAGCCTTATCAGAATTAAAACTAGAGAAGCCTATTCAACATATTATTGGTACGGCATATTTTATGGACCTAGATTTTAAGGTTAATGAGCATGTATTAATACCGAGACCAGAAACTGAAGAATTAGTCCGTTGGATTTTAGATGATCATAAGAATACCGCAAAAATCTTGACCATTTTAGATATGGGTACAGGTAGCGGTTGTATTCCTATTTCTTTGGATAAAAACCTGACAGATGCAAAAGTATTCGGTTTAGATATTTCTACGGATGCTTTAAAAGTAGCTGAGGAAAATAACGCATTGCTGAATGCAGGTGTAAAATTTTACGAAGCAGATATATTGTCTTTGGATGCGGAAACCTCAGCAAAAGAGTTAGATAAAAAATTTGATATCATTATTTCTAATCCGCCATATGTGCGAGAATTAGAAAAAGCAGAAATGCAAAACAATGTCATAGACCATGAGCCTAGTTTAGCACTTTTTGTACCGGACGAAGACCCTTTAAAGTTTTATAGCGCAGTAGTCAATTTTGCAGCTGATCATTTAAATGAAAATGGTTGTTTGTATTTAGAGATCAATCAGTATTTAGGAGAAGAAACTAAACAATTATTAGAGGAATCTAATTTTAAGACTATTGAGTTGCGAAAAGATATGTTTGGTAATGACCGCATGATAAAAGGAATAAGAAAATGA
- a CDS encoding GNAT family N-acetyltransferase, giving the protein MENVVIREIRKEDNPQVAKVIRQVLADLGVPKVGTAYEDPSLDQMFEHYEKPKATYFVAEANGSILGCAGVAQLDNYEGNVSELQKMYFLEEARGKGVGHEMITVCLTRAKEYGFDACYLETMPNMEAAQKLYKKMGFEYIDARMGDTGHYSCPVFMLKTF; this is encoded by the coding sequence ATGGAAAATGTCGTGATCCGCGAAATTAGAAAGGAAGATAACCCGCAAGTAGCCAAAGTTATACGGCAAGTGTTGGCAGACTTAGGTGTGCCAAAAGTAGGTACGGCTTATGAAGATCCCTCATTAGATCAAATGTTTGAGCATTATGAGAAACCTAAGGCAACTTATTTTGTTGCAGAGGCTAATGGTTCTATTTTAGGTTGTGCTGGTGTTGCGCAGTTAGACAATTATGAAGGTAATGTGAGTGAGCTTCAGAAAATGTACTTTTTAGAAGAGGCGAGAGGTAAAGGTGTAGGTCACGAAATGATAACGGTATGTTTAACTCGTGCCAAAGAATATGGTTTTGATGCCTGCTATTTAGAGACCATGCCAAATATGGAGGCTGCTCAAAAATTATATAAGAAAATGGGATTTGAATATATAGATGCCAGAATGGGAGATACAGGTCATTATTCTTGTCCCGTTTTTATGCTTAAAACATTTTAA
- the ribD gene encoding bifunctional diaminohydroxyphosphoribosylaminopyrimidine deaminase/5-amino-6-(5-phosphoribosylamino)uracil reductase RibD, which yields MPLHRDMLSTDETYMLRCLQIAKNGLGTTAPNPMVGAVIVHNDNIIGEGFTSAYGGSHAEVNAINSVSDISLLKSSTIYVTLEPCSHYGKTPPCADLIIKMGIPKVVIGLKDPHEKVAGNGIKKLEAAGCVVKVGVLQKECEEHHKRFLTFFTKKRPYLILKWAETADGFIAPEPLKRGEEKKPYWITNTKSRQLVHKWRSEEAGILVGTNTVLADNPQLNLRDWSGKAPTRIVLDRSLKISRDYHVLDGKQKTIICTEITDSNSHLEGVTYKIINFNSDVPQQLCNVMHEEQIQSVIIEGGSQTLQSFIDANLWDEARIFKGANNFTKGIAAPKIAGRNQQQIQILTDQLTIVRND from the coding sequence ATGCCGTTACATAGAGATATGCTTTCTACCGATGAAACATATATGCTTCGTTGTTTACAAATTGCAAAGAACGGATTAGGTACTACTGCGCCCAACCCAATGGTAGGTGCTGTAATTGTACATAATGACAATATTATTGGCGAAGGATTTACTAGTGCCTATGGTGGATCTCACGCTGAGGTAAATGCAATTAACTCTGTTTCTGATATTTCACTTTTAAAATCATCTACCATTTATGTAACCTTAGAACCTTGTTCTCATTATGGTAAAACTCCGCCTTGCGCAGATTTGATTATTAAAATGGGAATACCTAAGGTTGTTATCGGATTGAAAGACCCGCATGAAAAAGTTGCAGGTAACGGAATCAAAAAATTAGAAGCTGCAGGTTGCGTGGTTAAAGTAGGTGTCCTACAAAAAGAATGCGAAGAACATCATAAACGCTTTCTCACCTTTTTCACCAAAAAACGACCATATCTAATTTTGAAGTGGGCAGAAACTGCTGACGGATTTATTGCTCCTGAACCTTTAAAACGCGGAGAAGAAAAGAAACCCTATTGGATAACCAATACCAAATCCCGACAATTAGTACATAAATGGCGTAGCGAAGAGGCTGGTATTTTAGTAGGTACAAATACAGTCTTGGCTGACAATCCTCAATTAAACCTAAGAGATTGGTCCGGCAAAGCACCTACACGCATTGTATTAGATAGAAGCTTAAAGATTTCTAGAGATTATCACGTTCTTGACGGAAAACAAAAGACCATTATCTGCACCGAAATAACAGATAGCAACTCCCATTTAGAAGGAGTAACTTATAAAATCATCAATTTTAATTCTGATGTACCGCAACAGCTATGTAATGTGATGCATGAAGAGCAGATACAAAGTGTAATAATTGAAGGCGGCTCACAAACACTGCAAAGTTTTATTGATGCCAACCTGTGGGATGAAGCTCGAATTTTTAAGGGAGCGAATAATTTCACAAAAGGTATTGCTGCACCAAAAATTGCAGGACGCAACCAACAACAAATTCAAATTTTAACCGACCAACTAACCATAGTACGAAATGATTAA
- a CDS encoding HAD-IA family hydrolase, which translates to MIKNIIFDFGDIFINLDKQAPLLEMAKFGFTELTPELDTIFKKYEMGLMESDEFINRLQAIFTNATKDQIKDAWNSIILDFPEDRLTFIEKLKNDNQYRLFLLSNTNDLHIDKVKESMGLERFNRFKNCFEVFYLSQEMYMRKPNADIYEFVLSENELNANETFFLDDTKENTDAASKLGIHCWNLQVGKEDVLETLSHL; encoded by the coding sequence ATGATTAAAAACATCATATTTGATTTTGGAGATATCTTCATTAATCTTGATAAGCAAGCCCCTTTATTAGAAATGGCAAAATTCGGGTTCACCGAATTGACTCCTGAATTAGATACCATTTTCAAAAAATATGAAATGGGGTTAATGGAGTCTGATGAATTTATTAATAGGCTACAGGCTATATTCACCAATGCTACAAAAGATCAAATTAAAGACGCATGGAATTCTATTATTTTAGATTTCCCTGAGGACAGACTTACATTCATTGAAAAACTAAAAAACGATAATCAATATCGCCTGTTTTTATTGAGTAATACCAATGACTTGCATATTGACAAAGTGAAAGAATCCATGGGATTGGAAAGGTTCAATAGGTTCAAAAATTGTTTTGAGGTATTCTACCTATCGCAAGAAATGTATATGCGCAAACCTAATGCAGACATTTATGAGTTTGTCTTAAGTGAAAATGAATTAAATGCAAATGAAACCTTCTTTTTAGACGATACTAAAGAAAATACGGATGCCGCGTCTAAACTAGGTATACATTGCTGGAATCTTCAAGTTGGTAAGGAAGATGTTCTAGAAACTTTAAGCCACCTCTAA
- a CDS encoding GRP family sugar transporter, which yields MIYLAFSILFSSLIFVIFKLYAKYQVQIIYAIITNYFIACTVGVIYYNEPIHLAEIPQKSWFWGSVALGLLFILIFNLMATTSQKLGVSVASVATKMSLTIPVLFGVFFYKETLGVLEIIGIVLALLAVYFTSLKEQKVKAEKWAFALPVLVFLGSGTIDTSIKYFQDAHMPEEEYALFSATVFLSAGIFGLLFIAFKSTQQRLKVNFKNIIGGICLGVPNYFSIYFLLKALQHPTWNSASVFTINNVAIVMFSTLLGIILFRERLTAKNWFGIGLAIFSIILVAFGQQLMTFI from the coding sequence ATGATTTATTTAGCGTTTAGCATTCTATTTTCAAGCCTAATTTTCGTCATTTTTAAATTGTATGCCAAATATCAGGTTCAAATCATATATGCTATAATTACCAATTACTTTATTGCTTGTACTGTAGGTGTCATCTATTATAATGAGCCAATACACCTTGCTGAAATACCACAGAAAAGTTGGTTTTGGGGAAGTGTCGCATTAGGTCTTCTTTTCATACTAATATTTAACCTGATGGCAACAACCTCTCAGAAACTAGGAGTCTCTGTTGCATCAGTAGCCACTAAGATGTCGCTCACCATACCTGTATTATTCGGAGTTTTCTTCTATAAGGAGACACTAGGTGTATTGGAAATTATTGGGATCGTCCTTGCGTTACTAGCCGTTTATTTCACCTCATTAAAAGAACAAAAAGTAAAAGCTGAAAAATGGGCTTTCGCATTACCTGTTTTAGTCTTTCTAGGTTCGGGAACTATAGACACCAGCATAAAATACTTTCAAGATGCTCATATGCCCGAAGAGGAATATGCATTATTCTCTGCAACAGTATTTTTATCTGCAGGTATTTTCGGATTACTTTTCATCGCATTCAAATCTACCCAACAGCGACTAAAAGTAAATTTTAAAAATATTATTGGCGGTATTTGTTTGGGTGTCCCTAATTACTTCTCCATCTATTTTTTACTTAAAGCATTACAACACCCAACATGGAACAGCGCTTCTGTTTTCACTATTAATAATGTGGCAATTGTAATGTTCTCTACTTTATTGGGTATTATACTGTTTAGAGAGCGCCTAACGGCTAAAAACTGGTTCGGGATAGGATTGGCTATCTTTAGTATAATTCTAGTTGCTTTTGGTCAGCAACTAATGACTTTCATTTAA
- a CDS encoding IMPACT family protein produces MDAYKTISKPSEPIMFKERKSKFYGYCFPVSDEDTVKEHIEALKKEYPTANHVCYAWQMGIETKSYRANDDGEPNNSAGMPIYGQLQSFDVTNTLVAVVRIFGGTKLGVGGLISTYKEAAKLALENAKIVTRVLQQQLSVTFEYSEMDIVMRLIKKHQLTIVSQDLHLKCKMILSINKSDFKETMKLLKAHHKLEIRAID; encoded by the coding sequence ATGGACGCTTATAAAACAATCTCTAAACCATCTGAACCTATTATGTTCAAAGAACGGAAGAGTAAGTTTTATGGCTATTGCTTTCCAGTTTCTGATGAAGATACTGTAAAAGAACATATAGAAGCACTTAAAAAAGAATACCCCACAGCAAACCACGTATGCTACGCTTGGCAAATGGGTATTGAAACAAAATCGTATCGTGCTAATGATGATGGTGAACCAAACAACTCTGCCGGTATGCCAATTTACGGGCAATTGCAGTCTTTTGATGTAACCAACACCTTGGTTGCCGTGGTTCGTATTTTCGGCGGTACAAAATTAGGTGTCGGCGGATTAATAAGTACTTACAAAGAAGCAGCTAAGTTAGCCTTGGAAAATGCTAAAATAGTTACCCGAGTTTTACAACAACAACTATCGGTAACGTTTGAGTATTCCGAAATGGATATTGTAATGAGATTGATAAAAAAACACCAGCTTACTATTGTCTCTCAAGATTTACACCTTAAATGTAAAATGATTCTATCTATCAATAAAAGTGATTTTAAAGAGACAATGAAACTTTTAAAGGCACATCATAAATTAGAAATTAGAGCAATTGACTAA
- a CDS encoding acyl-CoA thioesterase, with product MRTNEISFRIRYSETDQMGVVYHGNYAQYLELARVEWLRSLGISYKSMEEGGIMLPVISLSIKYLKSALYDDLITVKVILKKKPAVRIEFDYEITNEAGELLATANTVLVFMDMKRKRPTRCPQLLLDKLEY from the coding sequence ATGCGTACAAACGAAATTTCTTTTCGAATTAGATATAGTGAAACCGACCAGATGGGCGTTGTCTATCATGGTAACTATGCTCAATACTTAGAATTGGCAAGAGTTGAATGGTTAAGGTCATTAGGCATTTCTTACAAAAGCATGGAGGAAGGCGGAATTATGCTTCCTGTGATAAGTTTGTCAATAAAATATTTAAAGTCAGCGTTATATGATGATTTAATAACAGTTAAAGTTATTTTAAAGAAAAAACCTGCTGTTCGAATAGAATTTGATTATGAAATTACGAATGAGGCGGGAGAATTATTGGCAACGGCTAACACGGTTTTAGTTTTTATGGATATGAAGCGCAAAAGACCTACGAGATGTCCACAATTACTTTTAGATAAATTGGAGTATTAG
- the dnaA gene encoding chromosomal replication initiator protein DnaA produces MSVTANSVWKNCLAFIKDNIQPQAFKTWFEPIKPVKLSENALSIQVPSKFFYEWLEEHYVKLLKVALTKELGESAKLVYIIRMENTYGNKEPFTEKIPSSNRGAMAAQEMDVPIKSKNPELRNPFVIPGIRNIKIESQLNPNYNFDNFLEGDSNRLARSAGMAVANKPGGTSFNPLLVFGGVGLGKTHLAHAIGVEIKDKYPERTVLYISAEKFTQQYIESVKKNTRNDFIHFYQLIDVLIIDDVQFLSGKSGTQDVFFHIFNHLHQNGKQVILTSDKAPVDMQDIEQRLLSRFKWGLSAELQSPDYETRISILKNKLYRDGVEIPEDIIEYVAKHIKTNIRELEGAIISLIAQSTLNKREVTIELAQQVVEKFVKNTKREVSIDYIQKVVSDYFEMDVATLQSKTRKRHIVQARQLAMFFAKKFTKASLASIGSQIGKRDHATVLHACKTVDNLAETDKQFRKYIDDLTKKFS; encoded by the coding sequence ATGAGTGTTACTGCAAATTCCGTATGGAAAAACTGTTTGGCTTTTATTAAGGATAATATCCAACCGCAGGCATTCAAGACTTGGTTTGAACCTATTAAACCGGTCAAACTATCTGAGAACGCATTAAGTATTCAAGTACCTAGTAAATTTTTTTACGAGTGGTTAGAAGAACATTACGTTAAACTTCTGAAAGTTGCTCTTACTAAAGAATTAGGAGAATCTGCAAAGTTGGTGTACATCATTAGAATGGAAAACACTTACGGAAACAAAGAACCTTTTACTGAAAAAATTCCGAGTTCTAACAGAGGCGCTATGGCAGCTCAAGAAATGGATGTTCCTATTAAATCTAAAAATCCTGAATTAAGAAATCCGTTTGTTATTCCAGGTATTAGGAATATCAAAATAGAATCTCAGTTAAACCCTAATTATAATTTTGATAACTTCCTAGAAGGTGATTCTAACCGTTTAGCAAGATCTGCCGGTATGGCGGTTGCTAATAAACCTGGTGGCACATCTTTTAATCCGTTATTGGTATTTGGTGGTGTTGGTCTTGGAAAAACACACTTAGCTCATGCTATTGGTGTTGAAATAAAAGATAAATATCCAGAACGTACCGTTTTATATATTTCAGCTGAGAAATTTACGCAACAGTATATAGAGTCTGTTAAGAAAAATACCAGAAATGATTTTATTCATTTCTACCAATTAATAGATGTATTGATTATTGACGATGTACAATTCTTATCAGGTAAATCTGGTACGCAAGATGTATTCTTCCATATTTTCAACCATTTACATCAAAATGGAAAGCAAGTAATACTTACGTCCGATAAAGCACCTGTAGATATGCAGGATATTGAGCAACGTTTACTTTCTCGTTTTAAATGGGGATTATCAGCAGAACTGCAGAGTCCTGATTACGAAACAAGAATCTCTATTTTAAAGAATAAGCTATATAGAGATGGTGTTGAAATACCTGAAGACATTATAGAATATGTTGCTAAACATATTAAAACAAATATAAGAGAGCTAGAAGGTGCAATTATTTCTTTAATAGCACAATCAACCTTGAACAAAAGAGAAGTTACTATTGAGCTTGCACAACAGGTCGTAGAAAAGTTTGTAAAGAATACCAAACGCGAAGTTTCTATTGATTACATACAAAAAGTAGTTTCTGATTACTTTGAAATGGATGTGGCTACTTTACAGTCTAAAACTAGAAAGAGACACATTGTACAAGCAAGGCAATTAGCTATGTTCTTTGCGAAGAAGTTTACTAAAGCCTCTTTAGCAAGTATTGGTTCACAAATTGGCAAAAGAGATCATGCTACCGTTTTACACGCATGTAAAACTGTTGACAACCTTGCCGAAACCGATAAGCAGTTTCGCAAATACATAGATGATTTAACTAAGAAATTTTCTTAA
- a CDS encoding low molecular weight protein-tyrosine-phosphatase has product MKVLMVCLGNICRSPLAEGILKSKVDATKIYVDSAGTGGYHIGNAPDPRSIKVAHEHGLDISAQVCRKFTVSDFDSFDLIFAMDKSNYTNIIGLARNNGDVEKVKLILNEISSSDKEVPDPYYDAEDGFEHVFQMIDQACDSIAARLQRK; this is encoded by the coding sequence ATGAAGGTGTTAATGGTTTGCCTAGGTAATATATGCAGGTCTCCATTAGCAGAAGGCATTCTTAAAAGCAAAGTTGACGCTACAAAAATTTATGTTGATTCCGCAGGTACCGGAGGTTACCACATAGGAAACGCTCCAGACCCAAGATCAATTAAAGTAGCGCATGAACATGGTTTGGACATAAGCGCTCAAGTCTGCAGAAAATTTACCGTTTCTGATTTTGATTCTTTTGACCTCATTTTTGCAATGGACAAAAGTAACTACACCAATATCATAGGTCTAGCAAGAAATAATGGCGATGTGGAAAAAGTGAAGCTTATTTTAAATGAAATAAGTTCTTCAGACAAAGAAGTTCCAGATCCATATTATGATGCCGAAGACGGATTTGAACATGTTTTTCAAATGATTGATCAAGCTTGCGATAGTATTGCCGCAAGATTACAAAGAAAATAA
- a CDS encoding SAM-dependent methyltransferase has product MSVQNGKIGKVYLIPTTLGDMPPLEVLPISIKQTIEKLDHYVVENEKTARHFIKKISPRKSQPSLKLFVLNKFTEAAEIPSFLNPCLEGFDVGILSEAGCPGIADPGAAVVKIAHDKNIQVVPLVGPSSILLALMASGMNGQNFAFNGYLPIDGSERKKYIKNLERKSKEDKQSQVFIETPYRNNKMLEELIKTLAPSTRICVAADITLSTEYIKTKTAINWKKENVDLHKRPAIFIIQA; this is encoded by the coding sequence ATGAGCGTACAAAACGGAAAAATAGGAAAAGTATATTTAATACCTACAACCTTAGGCGATATGCCTCCTTTAGAGGTTTTACCAATTTCAATTAAACAAACAATTGAGAAATTAGACCACTACGTCGTTGAAAATGAAAAAACCGCTCGACATTTTATAAAAAAGATAAGTCCTAGAAAATCTCAACCTAGTTTAAAACTATTTGTATTAAACAAGTTTACCGAAGCAGCCGAGATTCCTAGTTTTCTAAATCCATGTTTAGAAGGTTTTGATGTTGGTATACTTTCTGAAGCTGGTTGCCCAGGTATTGCAGACCCTGGTGCCGCTGTAGTTAAAATAGCCCATGACAAAAATATTCAAGTTGTTCCGTTAGTAGGACCTTCTTCAATTCTTTTAGCATTAATGGCTAGCGGAATGAACGGTCAAAACTTTGCCTTTAATGGCTACCTACCTATTGATGGTTCTGAACGAAAAAAATATATCAAAAACTTAGAACGAAAATCAAAAGAAGACAAACAGTCGCAGGTTTTTATTGAGACTCCGTACCGCAACAATAAAATGCTAGAAGAACTTATTAAAACTTTAGCTCCGAGTACCAGAATTTGTGTGGCAGCAGATATTACCTTGTCAACGGAATACATTAAAACAAAAACCGCCATAAATTGGAAAAAAGAAAATGTAGATCTGCATAAAAGACCTGCTATTTTCATTATTCAGGCATAA